In Osmia lignaria lignaria isolate PbOS001 chromosome 13, iyOsmLign1, whole genome shotgun sequence, the DNA window aattttgtttaattattctattaaaaattatttaattattatttttaattttacaattgtttattaatcaaacgaacgaactgcgccctacagaatgaacgagaaactaaatttctggtctgttttaccttgttgacgtctttcgcgagtgaacaatcaacgaaatcgtaattttcaaattacttctacttGGAGacgtgctcgttttattctatccgactcaaagaatatcagtctggtccctatttggacatacgattcacagaaatgtttatattacgaataaatcaatgcaggtgagtccgatccgccattttcttgatcgttgacagacagcaatttcaatattttataagtttttgacgatttggataatataaggaccagacaaatattctttagaacctcctgaacacgtccctcaaatttttttacattctgtttagaaatgaggacgtaatttgaaaactcgcgtaGGGATTTCTCTAGGGACTgttggtaaagttttcgacgctgaaataaaatcttcatttatttttatttctacgaTTGGTGACCCTGGTATTTGATATATTGAATCGTGcagtcaatttaaattttttcagTTGTTAAAACATTACCGTTACAGGAGTTACTCATTGTCCCAGTTAGTATTTacggaatattttatttaaatgtaacGGTAGGGTTGTGCGTGTTAAATAAAATGTCAGCACATCAACAAAAGTATAAAGAGAAGAAATGCGGCTTCGGAGATGTAAACGAAAGCCGATTTATTCGAACTGAGAAACACGAAGAATTGCGTAAAAAACAAAGAGATAAGGTTTtcaataaaaacagaaatatttCAACTTCTATAACTAATAAACCAGGGATTAAGGGTTCGTAGCATTTATTGGtatttacaatatcattatcgtAAATGATGTAACTATAATTTACTTTTAGGAGTGGAAACAGCGTCTGTGAACCAAGTCCGTGACACTAGGTTAATGAGATGGAAAGCTCAACACGAGAAACGCAGGCTTGAACAAATGAAGAAAAGACCACCTTTTATAGTTGGGAAGGTTCGTCATAAAATATATTCTCCAATATGTAATGACCAAATTGTTGCACCAAGTACGGCACAtcaaaagatacataaacaaacTGCAGCAAAACCAATTGCAACAAAACCAATTGTATCTCCACCAAAACGAATTACAAGAGCAACAGAGAAAAGATTAAGGAATAAGATGCTTGTACAGAAAACAGTAACTAATTTAAGTAAAACTccactatcaataaataaagagcaaaagattgaaaaaaaacAATCTTTTGCTCctgcaaattataaatttaaagctTTAGCAGGAATGTGTGGTGTATCATTATTTGGTAAAGTAACTGCACAAGATATATCTACTAGCAAGAGTGAATTCATGTCTACATCCATAACAATGGATAGTAAAAATAGTAGAACAGAATTTATTAAGGATATAAATAATGGTAAAAAAGACGATACACTAAAAATTAACAGACTAAAAGAAACAGACCGTTCAATGGATAGTTCATTAGAACctgtatcattaaaattatcattagATGACATGTTTACTTGTTCTAATGAAAACGATGATGCCAACAAGGTAGAAAAACTAAATAATAGTACACATAATAATAGTGTTGCAGAAACATTTTCATCAAAGCATACATCAACACCAAATGATTCTTCAAGTGATTTACCGTTCTTTTCGCCATATGTAATTTCTAGTCGCGGGAAAAGCAATGCTAGAAAAGAGCAACAGATAAAACGTGGATTTAGTCTTAATCGTTCAAAAGGCGACGATATTCCCACAAAGGACACTGTTATGAaaactttaaatatttcagcTGAAGAGGAAGAACGTACTGCCCAATACTTCAGGTTTCTCTTAAATAGAGAAACAGATAGATTAAATGAATTATGTGAAAAGTGGACAGATATCAAAGAAGTTGACACAACCACTGAAGATGGGCAGTATGAAATTAATCAAGCCATTGGGCAAACAAATTTGTTGATGAACAaaaaatttcaacgatttcGCAAATTAGTTGCTGACTGTGAAACAGGAAAAGGAGAAATGTTAGTCACCTGCAAAGATTTGCAAGGCTTCTGGGACATGATGTACATCGAAGTAAAAGATTGCGATGCAAGATTCGAACGTTTAGAGAAACTTCGTTCAAAGAACTGGATTGAAGAACAAACTTCTTTTCCTAAGGCCAAgtctgttaaaaagaaaaatgtcacaAAGAAGAAACCTCTACCTACAAAAGAAAGTTCATTAAGAGTCTTTTTGgcacagaagaaaaagaatattgcACAGAAAACAGAAAATAAGGACCGGTATTCAAATAATATGCtcgaaaacaatgaaaataatcctgatatttcaaataaaacaagAACGTCCTTCGCACCGGTTAGCAAGAAGAAAACGAGTTTAAGTCTACTGGAAAAGTCACGATTCTCTATAACATCACAAAACGTTAAAAATCCATTAACTGTAATAAAAGTCAGTCAGATGTGTAAAACACCAGATGTTCAATTGGATAACACAATATCTTACATCAATTCCAATCAAACACCAGGAAAGGGTATTTTGAAAGCAGCAAAAAATATGAGCGAAGTAAAGCCTTCCGTAAAATCAAGTAAAGTTAATTTTGACGATCATGTTGTTTCAAAGGAACTACCAGTTGATGAACAATGTAAACTAAAATCAGATTTAACTACGGCGTTGGAAAGAATAGATAGCTTTGATTTTGATAACGCAGATGAAGCAGTAATTCATGCagaaagaaaacttaattttgatGACGATAGTTCTGAAGCATTTGAAGAATCTGATGATGATAGCAAACAAAATTCTGAATTAGCAGTTTCCATATATAAGAAACTAACTAAAGTACCATCTGATAAAATACAAACTGCAACTCCATCAAAATATTCAGAATTAGATATGCCCTACACACCATCACAGGAAAGAAAATTAACTAGGCAAAATGCTATCGATAAAAACGATGAAGATTTAATATTAGATGTTACATTAACACAACATGAAGCAATTGCAGAGAATATAGATTCCAATACATCCAATGAAAAGACACCTAAACGGGTTTCTATGTATCACAAAGAAGAAACAAATAGTCACGATGAAAGTGTAAGAGTTTTAAGAAATAGAATCATTACTACAGTAGACACACCCAGATATAGAAGATCTTCCAGGAAAATGTTTGTTGGCGTAGAAGACTCAGAATACAATGAAACCAAAACTTCTATGAAAGCAAGAAGGAAGAATCATGTTGAAGTTACTGTTGAAGATGAGAAAATGAATTCCAATGAAAACGGTGATAGACGAAAATCTCGACGAAGTGTAAAATTTTCTGGTAtagacaatttttaataaattaataccattttattttttttataaatgcattttttaatacatacttgttgttacagaaaaggattgtGGAGGTTGTGTTTCAAGTAAACCGGTGCTTCCTACGACTCCCCACGTTAAACGTAGAGTAAAGTCtgctgaaaagaaaagaagcataATACCCGCATATGTTACATCATGTGAAACGTAACATATATTAGTTTATCAACTTATTTTTTTGTTCATATTGTTCACAGTTCCAGTTTGTGTCAGAAGATACCAAAAGTAAGAAAATAGACCCTCTGATTTGAAGCTTAAGCAATTAACTGTATGTATAGTACGAATGTGATGAGtgatatattttgtaagtatcaacaaaaatattgtattgtaaatattgtacaaacTTCTATTCCCTGGTTTATTGATTTTATACACTATgggagtatttttattttagtctttgatttcttttgttttatttctttcttttctagttTTCACTATTGTTGacatttagaaaagaaatttatttttaatttagaaaagaaagttagaaaagaaattttattttttatccctCTTTATAGGCCTAGCGGGGACCATCCTCGTATCCGTTATATCACCGTATCCCTTACCTCCCTTGTGTATCCTTTGCATATCCCTTGTGTGGCCTTCACAATTCTGTCGAAAACGCTGTAAAATGCTCTTCGCCCTTCACAACATTATTGTAAATCGAGAAATCGCGACTTTGAGAGGGGCCCCGCAAGGGATGGAAGTATGCAAGAACGTAATGGACACAGGGTTGTAAGGGGCATTGTGATGTAAAGAacacagagatgtaaggaatacatCTCTGAGAAGGTCTTTAATTTCGATAATTAAGATAGAAATAcattacaatttaaatagaaattagatgtacaaaattagtttcttctaatattttatattcttcctTTCCAAGCCTAAAATACAGTAAGGTATTTTCGGTTTTTCcgaaattgaattattcattatcattttcatactatataattatttgtattaATTCAGAAGTGCTGCAAAATAAATCATTACTACTGAAGTCCCTCTAATTATCTACACCTATACTgttcaaaattttcattgatACCATTCCTGTGTCTCTCTCCGAAGAGAATAAGAATCATTCTACTTAATTATCCTATTAtacaatgaatttaataaaactaacaacaatttaaaatcatttcacTGTATAAAATTTACACTTTACAGTATCAGTCTGAAAGGAACCGTCGTCATCGTTCAACTCTATAGAAtggtaaaagagaagaaaacgttCGCATCgttttgaataaatatatttcccGGTGAACAGTAGGAAAATTTCTCTCGTTATAGCAGCGAGGACCTCGCGAGGCGGGACTTTGTGCAAATGATTCGGGTGAAACCGCATGTACAGGAAACGTAACCAGTAGCCATCAGCGGTGGtggcggaggtggtggtggtggtggtggtgaggACGGCGATGATGGCGGTAGTAGAGGGACACAACTGTCCGATCGTGACCGTGGTAGCAAACAGAGGGTAAAGGAGGGAGCGAGGTAAAAAATGGAGAAAGGGAATAAACGAGAGAGATAAATCGAGGAGTCGAAGGGACCGAGAAATATAAACAGTGAAACGAAGAAGAGGCGATGGTGATTTTTGTGCCGTGGAGGAGGAGAGGAAGTTTCGAGGAGGATAGAAAGGTAAGCTGAGGTGGGTGGTGATGGCGATGGTGGTGGAGGcggtaaaagagaaaaaggggggCTGTGGAGGTGAGAAGGTAGGAGAACCAGCCTCCGCCAGTATCCACGTGTTCAGTGTAGTAGCGCGTTATGACCCGGATGTTAGATCGTAGCTGCAGTTTTGCGAGAACCTGCCGACCCGGATGTCTCGTTCGTCGCCTACCAGTGATCCGCTACTAATGTCCTCCTGGTCACCGAAATATGTTCAATCGGTAAGTAATGTTCGATGTTGAACCAACGTGTTCAACACTTTGTGTACACACACCACTTATCTACCACGCATTCACCGTCGATCGTGATTTCAACCCCTTCGTGACCGCCTCCGACGCACACTGGAGGTTCATTTTCCCAGAGACGAAAATCGATCTGATTGCAATTAGTTTTTAGAGGTATTTGAGTATAGTTTTTGGATAGGTGAAATGTTTAAGTTAGGGATCTTTCactttttaacacgttgaaggtcataatttcaaatttaatataaccgtataattaaaagaaaatgttaagcaaTGTGAATAGTATATTAATTTCATAAGATAACAAGTAGAAAGtataaattgcaaaatgaaaCGTTGAACGTCGTGGGGGGTCATTGGTAACCGGcgctacaaatttaatttaatcgacTTACTAagagaaaattcgaaatattatattaattctataaggtagaaagtggaaaatttaaattaaaaaagtgaAACAATCGTATATCTTGAATGTCTTACTACACACGTCCGTTTCCACTGCGGCATTTAGTATGTTAATGGATGTCGAATTTTAAAGTTGCTATAAACAGTAATGcaaaaaatatatgtagatattttttgttttaatttttagagtgattttattacaatttatcagagaattgaaaatattaattttgttcacgTTTTTGGGAAAATAAGCCAATGTGCGGTAATGGCGGCAACTACTTACTATTTTAGGTGCCATTTTGATAAAAGTAAAgctatcaatttaattttttttatttgattcaCATAAAATAGCCATATTTATAGTATAGCCAGAAGACTAAAAGAAAAACtgaaaattgatattaaaattaataggaTAGGAGAATTTTATGTACTGTcgctaaaaatgaaaaaggcgCGTGACTTAGATTCGGTTGTTTCGGATGGTATAGCGTATCGATAACGTCTATGTATGCTTGAAGGATAGATGCGAGCAAATCAACGAAAGGTGCCAGCAAACTTCGAAGGGACCTGATAAATGCCGAAATCGCCAACTTACGTGATTTACTGCCATTACCACCCTCGACTCGTCAGAGACTTTCCCAGCTACAGCTTATGGCTTTGGTTTGCGTATTCCTTCGAAAGGCCAATTATTTTCAACAAGGTAAGCATTAATAGATACATTTCGTTCGAAAGTCAGTCAGTCTACTCAAATTTTTTTAGTATCTATTAACCCTCAGACTGGAgggtaagtttgggtctcgattgaccaaAAGACTCTGCTCCTCAATATTACAATGTAAACTTAGGCATTACCCAAAGTATAATTCTGAatcattattttacaatattttccaattatataaattaattttttcaaaatttcataactCTTAGATCCCTCTAGATCCGCCATTGGTCTCAGAGTCGACGAGTATAGCTCGAGTATGCTTGTACACGTGTTTAATCGTACATTTCTAACTTCTCATATCTGAACCCTATAAAGAATTGTTTTGTTAGATAAAGTATGTAATCCTGATGGGAGAAGAAGTGGAGGAGATTTAACCCTTCTTTGAATTATGGGGCAGCATCCTCCAAATCTTGAAATCAATTATTCTTCGACTCTCCCTACATTTTATGACCAATTTCTTCTGCTACTAACATTCTTCTAATGTGCAGTTGTAT includes these proteins:
- the LOC117601920 gene encoding uncharacterized protein LOC117601920 → MSAHQQKYKEKKCGFGDVNESRFIRTEKHEELRKKQRDKVFNKNRNISTSITNKPGIKGVETASVNQVRDTRLMRWKAQHEKRRLEQMKKRPPFIVGKVRHKIYSPICNDQIVAPSTAHQKIHKQTAAKPIATKPIVSPPKRITRATEKRLRNKMLVQKTVTNLSKTPLSINKEQKIEKKQSFAPANYKFKALAGMCGVSLFGKVTAQDISTSKSEFMSTSITMDSKNSRTEFIKDINNGKKDDTLKINRLKETDRSMDSSLEPVSLKLSLDDMFTCSNENDDANKVEKLNNSTHNNSVAETFSSKHTSTPNDSSSDLPFFSPYVISSRGKSNARKEQQIKRGFSLNRSKGDDIPTKDTVMKTLNISAEEEERTAQYFRFLLNRETDRLNELCEKWTDIKEVDTTTEDGQYEINQAIGQTNLLMNKKFQRFRKLVADCETGKGEMLVTCKDLQGFWDMMYIEVKDCDARFERLEKLRSKNWIEEQTSFPKAKSVKKKNVTKKKPLPTKESSLRVFLAQKKKNIAQKTENKDRYSNNMLENNENNPDISNKTRTSFAPVSKKKTSLSLLEKSRFSITSQNVKNPLTVIKVSQMCKTPDVQLDNTISYINSNQTPGKGILKAAKNMSEVKPSVKSSKVNFDDHVVSKELPVDEQCKLKSDLTTALERIDSFDFDNADEAVIHAERKLNFDDDSSEAFEESDDDSKQNSELAVSIYKKLTKVPSDKIQTATPSKYSELDMPYTPSQERKLTRQNAIDKNDEDLILDVTLTQHEAIAENIDSNTSNEKTPKRVSMYHKEETNSHDESVRVLRNRIITTVDTPRYRRSSRKMFVGVEDSEYNETKTSMKARRKNHVEVTVEDEKMNSNENGDRRKSRRSVKFSEKDCGGCVSSKPVLPTTPHVKRRVKSAEKKRSIIPAYVTSCET